From the genome of Papaver somniferum cultivar HN1 chromosome 2, ASM357369v1, whole genome shotgun sequence, one region includes:
- the LOC113348975 gene encoding uncharacterized protein LOC113348975 yields MGALAPISPWIPEDDLLLKNSVEAGASLESLAKGAVRFSRRFTLHELQERWYSLLYDPVVSERASTLMAELLKCTSNLSSKSEKLGVSKDSQGVSGKRKEESICGLYYAMRKRICTEPCSSIDLAYLVAPSLRKCTGNGEVCQDEFRQLKEQQDDRCVIGDPITEVFELQDSDFDVVRHAFPQIAHGDNVEGNICQNNHAFHYGHMGSFEGDLPDGMMDRDCLYGFSENVPPFSVTEAVGNNMGHSFDQHLHKDIPDVLGGSMSVFENNAGVQKLRCPGELPVSAYDSITNNPQNVCSGFEGNQDFSSTDLDCGPSFHQLGFSSSTPAMPEITMRTMQIDDNLGDKDKSAGCRLALPPDGGNNHVRTGCQLKERESGDLLANSTALLEGDLADLSDMNFTHEDVLLFMDDDSKDMLDKSCLDGISSVLFSSPDDTHRNVISDISGVRASTNLEGFTIANVARSLELDVGNDLVSSGQLVCDSKIDMSTTARATNLNFPEYCNGVICCVLNTEDPDIPCNDNDFTPNQVLPSFVTSSMQLNHEDSSVPQSTKDLPTENQKISEQGSHLVNEGHQTSGIVSSQKIEPQKIEVEPQVFPEVSPSHSINACTVISETVDSDTRRQGNSGGDPSQCRSLLPSQNSSAAVELNKEYEQVELGKHGEFENFLLEKQIHASDHLNNQPEVNIDDSKQEDNIPDTIQVHAESIPVEMEFQEHTLNPKLPDQEQQFSEMDDDIPSFSDVEAMILDMDLDPANEDLHLSTEVASYQYEDTKRSIIKLEQGANSYMQRAVASQKAFAIFYGRHLKYYIKKPEVLLGRGTGDVSVDIDLGREGRANKISRRQAIIKMEKDGSFYLKNLGKCSLMVNGTELPGGHRLKLSSSCLIEIRETKFLFEVNHYLVTQYLAKTARKTRHPVN; encoded by the exons GCTGGGGCTTCACTGGAATCACTCGCTAAAGGAGCAGTCCGGTTCTCTCGTCGATTTACTCTTCATGAACTGCAAGAGCGGTGGTATTCTCTCCTCTATGATCCAGTTGTTTCAGAACGCGCTTCTACTCTTATGGCTGAGCTTCTAAAATGCACGTCCAATCTTTCCTCAAAATCCGAAAAACTTGGTGTTTCCAAAGATTCTCAAGGGGTTTCtgggaaaaggaaagaagaaagtaTTTGCGGCCTTTATTATGCTATGAGAAAGAGAATTTGTACTGAACCTTGCAGTTCTATTGACTTAGCTTATCTTGTTGCACCTAGTCTTCGTAAATGCACTGGTAATGGAGAAGTCTGCCAAGACGAGTTCAGACAGCTCAAGGAGCAACAAGATGATAGATGTGTGATTGGCGATCCTATTACAGAAGTCTTTGAACTTCAGGATTCAGATTTTGATGTCGTTCGTCATGCTTTTCCACAAATTGCACATGGGGACAATGTCGAAGGTAATATTTGTCAGAACAACCATGCCTTTCATTATGGACATATGGGTTCATTTGAAGGCGATCTTCCGGATGGAATGATGGATAGAGACTGCTTGTATGGATTTTCAGAAAATGTACCTCCCTTTTCTGTAACTGAAGCAGTAGGAAATAATATGGGGCATTCGTTTGACCAGCATTTGCATAAAGATATTCCTGATGTTCTTGGAGGAAGTATGTCGGTCTTTGAAAATAATGCTGGTGTTCAAAAACTTAGATGTCCTGGTGAGCTGCCAGTTTCTGCTTATGATTCAATCACCAATAATCCACAAAATGTTTGCTCTGGTTTTGAAGGAAATCAGGACTTCAGTTCAACTGATTTAGATTGCGGTCCTTCATTTCACCAGCTTGGATTCTCTTCTTCGACACCGGCAATGCCTGAAATCACTATGCGGACCATGCAAATTGACGATAACCTCGGTGATAAAGATAAGAGTGCAGGGTGCCGGTTGGCACTCCCTCCTGATGGTGGTAATAATCATGTACGCACAGGGTGCCAGTTGAAAGAAAGAGAAAGTGGTGATCTGTTAGCTAATTCAACTGCCTTATTAGAAGGTGACCTTGCAGATCTTTCGGATATGAACTTCACACATGAGGATGTGCTTCTTTTTATGGATGATGATAGTAAAGACATGCTGGATAAGTCTTGTCTAGATGGTATAAGTTCAGTTCTTTTCAGCTCTCCAGATGACACTCATCGTAATGTTATATCTGACATTAGTGGCGTTAGAGCATCTACAAATCTAGAAGGGTTTACAATTGCTAATGTTGCACGTTCCTTGGAATTGGATGTCGGGAATGACCTAGTGAGTTCTGGTCAACTGGTTTGTGATTCTAAAATCGACATGTCCACTACCGCAAGAGCCACAAATCTTAATTTTCCGGAATACTGTAATGGGGTTATTTGCTGCGTGCTGAACACTGAGGACCCTGACATCCCATGCAATGATAATGATTTTACACCAAATCAGGTTCTTCCGTCATTTGTTACCTCTAGCATGCAACTCAACCATGAGGATAGTTCAGTTCCCCAGTCCACCAAGGACCTTCCAACAGAGAATCAAAAGATTAGTGAACAAGGATCACACCTTGTCAATGAAGGACATCAAACTTCTGGAATTGTATCCTCGCAGAAGATAGAACCGCAGAAGATAGAAGTAGAACCACAGGTGTTTCCTGAAGTTTCTCCAAGTCACTCAATCAATGCCTGTACAGTTATTTCAGAAACGGTTGACAGTGACACCAGACGTCAAGGTAATAGTGGGGGAGACCCAAGTCAATGCAGATCACTGCTTCCTTCTCAAAACTccagtgcagctgtggaattgaACAAAGAGTATGAACAAGTTGAACTTGGGAAACACGGTGAATTTGAAAACTTTCTTCTTGAGAAGCAAATCCATGCTTCTGATCATTTAAACAACCAACCCGAAGTTAATATTGATGACAGTAAGCAGGAGGACAATATTCCTGACACAATTCAAGTTCATGCTGAATCAATTCCGGTTGAAATGGAATTTCAAGAACATACGCTGAACCCGAAGCTACCAGATCAGGAACAGCAGTTTTCCGAGATGGATGATGATATACCTTCTTTTTCTGATGTTGAAGCAATG ATACTTGATATGGACTTGGATCCTGCGAATGAGGATTTGCATTTAAGTACGGAAG TCGCAAGCTATCAGTACGAGGATACAAAGAGATCAATCATAAAGTTGGAACAAGGTGCCAATTCTTATATGCAAAGAGCTGTGGCGTCTCAAAAAGCCTTTGCAATATTTTATGGCCGTCATTTGAAGTATTACATTAAGAAACCCGAG GTCTTGCTTGGGAGAGGAACAGGAGATGTTAGTGTTGACATTGATCTGGGAAGGGAAGGGCGTGCTAACAAAATATCTCGACGGCAG GCGATTATAAAGATGGAGAAAGATGGATCTTTTTACTTGAAGAATTTAGGCAAGTGCTCGCTTATGGTCAACGGTACAGAACTACCTGGTGGACATCGCCTGAAGCTCAGTTCAAGTTGTCTGATCGAG